In Athalia rosae chromosome 6, iyAthRosa1.1, whole genome shotgun sequence, one DNA window encodes the following:
- the LOC105690355 gene encoding transformer-2 protein homolog alpha isoform X2, with amino-acid sequence MQMYVFLALLLLRAASGTPSTSGTPSTSGSDTTPSASAALGALYRQARSGQYYTSRYAGDGLSLSSGTIGVRSETAAEPRDAAYFESRCITCDPNKSAAPNVADRGYRTRPRYDWYEDDPEERRYPASYRDRYDDPYDRERSRSPGYDGRYPSYDRNYEGRYPSYDRNYERGYYERGNGYDNLDSRYNPYEGRTDRYYPSRRPIYEDPYVPRYEHRNRHQGLQGIYEQPYDRYYGRRPAVVDDPYYDRFGGRGAGGMGYGSDPVRGGGMGGGGGGGGGGISGGYFSSSSSGNWGPGYDRGYASAWNYGGTRDNWRDRDFNRDRDPGYYRPRDYFYDSTAAPGGTRGTSYLHDRPESSTASNAIGQESATNSPKSPDTNKVYKD; translated from the exons ATGCAG ATGTACGTCTTCCTGGCATTGCTTTTGCTGCGGGCGGCTTCGGGAACTCCGTCAACGTCGGGAACGCCGTCTACGTCGGGCTCGGACACGACCCCGTCGGCGTCAGCGGCGCTCGGCGCTCTATACCGACAGGCTCGTTCGGGTCAGTATTACACGAGCAGATACGCCGGCGACGGTTTATCTCTCAGTTCAGGAACAATCGGAGTCCGTTCGGAAACTGCTGCCGAGCCACGGGACGCCGCCTATTTCGAATCGCGATGCATCACCTGCGACCCGAACAAGTCCGCCGCTCCCAACGTCGCGGATCGTGG ATACAGAACGCGTCCGCGATACGATTGGTACGAGGACGACCCGGAAGAGCGTAGATACCCAGCGAGCTACCGAGATCGTTACGACGATCCGTACGACCGCGAGCGCTCGAGGTCACCTGG CTACGACGGCAGGTATCCTTCCTACGACAGAAATTACGAGGGCAGGTATCCTTCCTACGACAGGAACTACGAGCGCGGTTATTACGAACGCGGAAACGGCTACGACAATCTCGACTCCCGGTACAACCCATACGAAGGAAGAACCGATCGGTATTATCCGAGCAGGCGACCGATCTACGAGGATCCCTACGTCCCGCGATACGAACACAGGAATCGGCACCAGGGTCTCCAAGGGATCTACGAGCAGCCCTACGACAGGTACTACGGTAGAAGACCGGCGGTGGTCGACGACCCCTACTACGACCGATTCGGAGGCCGAGGAGCGGGAGGCATGGGCTACGGAAGCGACCCCGTCAGAGGAGGGGGGatgggcggcggcggcggcggcggcggcggcggaatAAGCGGGGGATACTTCTCTTCGTCTTCCTCCGGAAACTGGGGGCCGGGATACGACCGAGGATACGCGAGTGCCTGGAACTACGGGGGCACGCGGGACAACTGGCGAGACAGAGATTTCAACAGGGATCGAGATCCGGG ATATTATCGACCCAGGGATTATTTCTACGACAGTACAGCCGCTCCCGGTGGTACTCGGGGCACCAGCTACCTACACGACAGACCGGAATCCTCGACAGCCTCGAACGCGATCGGTCAAGAATCGGCTACAAATTCACCGAAGTCTCCGGACACGAACAAGGTCTACAAGGACTAA
- the LOC105690355 gene encoding translation initiation factor IF-2 isoform X1, which produces MQMYVFLALLLLRAASGTPSTSGTPSTSGSDTTPSASAALGALYRQARSGQYYTSRYAGDGLSLSSGTIGVRSETAAEPRDAAYFESRCITCDPNKSAAPNVADRGYRTRPRYDWYEDDPEERRYPASYRDRYDDPYDRERSRSPGYDYDPRYDRFGRYDSRPLPYYSDRYDGRYPSYDRNYEGRYPSYDRNYERGYYERGNGYDNLDSRYNPYEGRTDRYYPSRRPIYEDPYVPRYEHRNRHQGLQGIYEQPYDRYYGRRPAVVDDPYYDRFGGRGAGGMGYGSDPVRGGGMGGGGGGGGGGISGGYFSSSSSGNWGPGYDRGYASAWNYGGTRDNWRDRDFNRDRDPGYYRPRDYFYDSTAAPGGTRGTSYLHDRPESSTASNAIGQESATNSPKSPDTNKVYKD; this is translated from the exons ATGCAG ATGTACGTCTTCCTGGCATTGCTTTTGCTGCGGGCGGCTTCGGGAACTCCGTCAACGTCGGGAACGCCGTCTACGTCGGGCTCGGACACGACCCCGTCGGCGTCAGCGGCGCTCGGCGCTCTATACCGACAGGCTCGTTCGGGTCAGTATTACACGAGCAGATACGCCGGCGACGGTTTATCTCTCAGTTCAGGAACAATCGGAGTCCGTTCGGAAACTGCTGCCGAGCCACGGGACGCCGCCTATTTCGAATCGCGATGCATCACCTGCGACCCGAACAAGTCCGCCGCTCCCAACGTCGCGGATCGTGG ATACAGAACGCGTCCGCGATACGATTGGTACGAGGACGACCCGGAAGAGCGTAGATACCCAGCGAGCTACCGAGATCGTTACGACGATCCGTACGACCGCGAGCGCTCGAGGTCACCTGGGTACGATTACGATCCGCGCTACGATCGTTTCGGAAGATACGATTCACGGCCATTGCCCTATTACAGCGACCG CTACGACGGCAGGTATCCTTCCTACGACAGAAATTACGAGGGCAGGTATCCTTCCTACGACAGGAACTACGAGCGCGGTTATTACGAACGCGGAAACGGCTACGACAATCTCGACTCCCGGTACAACCCATACGAAGGAAGAACCGATCGGTATTATCCGAGCAGGCGACCGATCTACGAGGATCCCTACGTCCCGCGATACGAACACAGGAATCGGCACCAGGGTCTCCAAGGGATCTACGAGCAGCCCTACGACAGGTACTACGGTAGAAGACCGGCGGTGGTCGACGACCCCTACTACGACCGATTCGGAGGCCGAGGAGCGGGAGGCATGGGCTACGGAAGCGACCCCGTCAGAGGAGGGGGGatgggcggcggcggcggcggcggcggcggcggaatAAGCGGGGGATACTTCTCTTCGTCTTCCTCCGGAAACTGGGGGCCGGGATACGACCGAGGATACGCGAGTGCCTGGAACTACGGGGGCACGCGGGACAACTGGCGAGACAGAGATTTCAACAGGGATCGAGATCCGGG ATATTATCGACCCAGGGATTATTTCTACGACAGTACAGCCGCTCCCGGTGGTACTCGGGGCACCAGCTACCTACACGACAGACCGGAATCCTCGACAGCCTCGAACGCGATCGGTCAAGAATCGGCTACAAATTCACCGAAGTCTCCGGACACGAACAAGGTCTACAAGGACTAA